From the genome of Solanum lycopersicum chromosome 12, SLM_r2.1:
ACATGACGATTTGTGtcttttatgtattatgtcacgtATAACTCACGTGTCAACGTTATTCAAACTTAAATGTCTACTTGTATGTGTCTAAAGTTAAAAGAtataaacttgaaaataaaattaagttaaaaaacatatttatctATTATGCTTATGTATATTAAATGTTTTCCATGATGAAATTACTTTGGAGACCACGTATGTCGCCCTTACTTGGGTTCAAATCCCGACTCTCGAACCCCAACTCTCCATCTATCTTGTTTGCATGATATTGTGTTAGatatcatataatttaatttccGTCAACGTAACATTTCTAACTAACTTAGGTATATTACCTATGtagagttaaaaataaatatcgaaCATTGGATAGAAGCGATGCACACTCCTAGTGACTCTTGAAAAGCTTCAAAAGCCAACCCCTACAAAGTGTACAAATTAGTCACGAACCAATTTTTAAAATGTGGGACCCATATACACGAGTAATGGGTCCCACGTCCCATTATgaagttttagttttttctcaTATAAAGCCAAACATGTCcttaataataattcaatccAAACACGGCATTTCTTACTTGTGGACCCCAACCTCTTTTATACCCAAAAAAgacaactcatttttttttctcataaaaagacaatttattattttacatcTTTAATTAATGCTTAAATTTGTTTGGCTATAAAACATCCCACGTATCGATTCCTTATTCGTTGACTTCTAATATCccgtaaattattaattttatcttcgAATTAGTTCTTGATTTAAAAACACCTCTATACTTAATAAACTAAGCTTAAATACACACATTAAGTGATTACACTCTCTTTTAAGTgtgaaaaattacaaaaacgaaaaatcaaactttttatttatcttatatGAGGATAAATACATTTGAATTTGGCGTATAATATTAGTTTCTTTCTCGACTATTGACAATCTTTTAGAACATTCATCTACTTGATTGACTAAACTTAAAAATAGACTGATGCTATGTCAAGGTGTAGATTGGGAGtaaatataagtttaattagtCAGGTAGATGAATGTTTTATAATcgttaataattaataaataaaattaagtaacaTATGCCAAGTTTAgagatattttcaaatatttctttctttaaacaaattaaaaggagaaaaatgataaaaatgaaatagttcCTTAAATATCAACTCAATAATTTTGATTTCTAAAAGTATATACTAAAGATAACACTCTCAATCtatatcaaataattataaaacatTATCTATAAGATTTGATGGTAATTatgagaaaacaaagaaaatagcaaaaaaatcacattttataGGTTGTGTAGTTTGcaaaaagtttaatattttctaGTTTGGTGCAATTTATTTTTAGGTGAAACAAGAGTTCGTTTTATTCGAAATAAGTTAtcttgaaattaattattttaaagtaagttattttttttaattttaatttatatagtactttttatttttcgagagttaaacaatttaagtttgatcgaaaattaatgaaatctttaattttttgaaataaaatttatatatttataaactacgTAAAATATACTACATGTCACagtaattgataattaaaatgtttaaaagatcTTAAAAAATTTTACGATCAAACAtaaatttgtttgaattttgaaattcaaaaagtgttatataaaatatgataaaaagagTACTTAACTAATGTATAATGTGATAACTTATGTCATCACTAAGAtataaataatgagataaataatCAGGTAATAAATACCTCAATCCAAacacatattaaaataattttttttataagtcaaatatttagttttggtaacttttaaaatatcaaaattgattaatacatatttaattgattattttgtctTAAAATGGAAAGGaccatttttgtcatttttctcaaacaaataaaaaaatgagttgctattacttatatatatattagtcagtgttgtaaaaaaaataattaattttgacagaaaaaaataaaaagcaaatcaatttttgattcTCTCACTTAACacagaaagaaaaaactaaTCGAAATAATGGGAACGGAGAATTGGAGTTTAACGGCGAAGTTATGTGACTCATGCAAAACGTCGCCGGCGACGGTGTTCTGCCGGGCAGATTCAGCATTTCTCTGCTTAGGATGTGACTGCAAAATCCACGCAGCGAACAAGTTAGCGTCACGTCACGCGCGTGTCTGGGTTTGTGAAGTGTGTGAGCAAGCTCCGGCGAGTGTCACGTGTAAAGCGGATGCCGCTGCTCTCTGCGTTACGTGTGACCGTGATATTCATTCAGCAAATCCGTTAGCTCGTCGCCATGAGCGTTTTCCGGTAGTTCCGTTCTATGATTTCGCCGTCGCGAAATCTCACGGCGGTGGTGATACCGATGCCGATGCTGTTGATGATGAGAAGTACTTTGATAGTACTAATGAGAATCCTTCTCAACCAGAGGAAGAAGCTGAAGCAGCGTCGTGGATACTTCCGACGCCGAAAGAAGGAACTGATCAGTATAAATCTGCTGATTACTTGTTTAATGATATGGATTCATATTTAGATATAGATCTAATGTCATGTGAGCAAAAACCACAtattcttcatcatcaacagCATCAACACAACCATTACAGCTCCGACGGAGTTGTACCAGTACAGAACAACAACGAAACTACTCATTTACCCGGTCCAGTCGTTGATGGATTCCCTACATACGAACTCGATTTCACTGGATCTAAACCTTATATGTACAATTTCACCTCTCAATCGATCAGCCAAAGTGTATGCATCTGCATCTGCATTACTCTATTCAATTTCCTTCAGTTTATGTGAATCGATTACCGATCtcattttgattttgtttaacTAACAGGTTTCATCATCATCTCTTGACGTCGGAGTTGTACCAGACCACAGCACAATGACGGATGTATCAAACACTTTTGTGATGAACTCATCTTCCGGTGCTATTGCCGGCGCCGGCGCCGACGTTGTACCGAATGCAGTTTCCGGTTTAGACAGAGAAGCAAGGGTAATGAGGTACAGAGAGAAGAGGAAGAATAGAAAGTTCGAGAAGACGATTCGATATGCTTCTAGAAAAGCTTATGCTGAGACTCGGCCCAGAATCAAAGGGAGATTCGCTAAACGTACTGAAACTGAAATCGATTCACTCATCACCGTCGATGCATCATACGGTGTCGTTCCAtcgttttaattattttttatatatatatttattatctctaattattaaaaaaaaaaattgatattttgctTTTTTCCTCTTTATGTTGTTAGTGAGGAGGATCGTAACTACGTgtatatatatctaattttgtttctctttttttgtatcaaaaagctattaaaaaaatagaaatttgtaATGGATAAATTTTGTAgtgaattattaaaattttcttatattttgtttaatgaTGAAATTTGATTTGATGTTTTTTTGTGAATGGCATAATATACCAAGTTTCAAAATGTTTAATTGCAAAATGAAGTGATACACAtagttaatataatatttcaataGCAATCTATCATAATGcatgataaatataattagcTAATTTCATTATTATGAATCCATAATTTACTTCAATTTtttcctatcattttttttttggatattacATAGAGCTTTGTTTGAATCTCAATATTGTGCGGCgattttaacatttaaactaGACATCTTTTGAAGGTAAAACATCGAAAGCTCTCtaaaaatacatttcaaaatggATAGTTAATTCATTTGCGTATAAATCGTAATGGCATCTTTAGATATCGTCATCTTCGTTCTAAATAGGGGCAGAGCTGTCATTCTGCCAGGGGGCTCATTCCAACCCCTTTCGGCGGAAGATTTACTAttcatatatgattaaaattattttttatgcgTATATAATAAGTGTCAAACCTCCTTCGATTAGTTCATGTGTttagtttttcaaaatattgaaacCCTTCGTTAAAAATTTTAGCTACGCTACTGATTCTATATACATCTAAAacaaatatcacataaattttaaGGTAGTTCACTCACAAATGGGCGAACTGCAATTCTTTTACTAACTCCTCACTCACGTGAATACTCTTCACATGTGCAATACTCTTTGCATTAACAAACATCTGATTCACATCTGATTCAGACGCGAACTGAAAATAGATGAATTTACGTAGAGAGTTTGACATATACCAAAATAGTGATGCATATATCAAAATCTACTTCCTGGTGTTTAAAGTTAACGAAATGATaaatcaaaatctttttttatggTCAATGCGCGCTTGATACGCGAACACTAAAGAGAGAACCAAGGCAAATTTGCTTCGATTAGAATTCGCCTTTGAGAATAGAATGAATCGAATTGGCTGAAGCcggcttttaaaaaatatcactttTGAATTTCTCACTATTGGTAGCTTAAGTTTAAAAAGTATTCATTTTGATCTCAAAAAGTAGGAAAAAAATGCTTCccatctaaatttttttatctattatatttgtagataatatcaaattatgaaTGGATTTATTCTATGTCAACATTGAGAGATAAGATCAATGGACTTTTCACAAACACTGCTGTCATTTTACTTGGACAAAATTATGAGaagactattattattaataaataataataataattatttatattaaatagtaatatttaattttatctacTTTTTAGTGGACACAAAAGTAAGAACTGACACTCTAGTCAATGTCTAAAATAATGTCAAAAACACATGGCCTATGTTCATGCATTAGTCTCCttcaataataaataactaaccctaaaaggagaaaaaaatagagTTTAATTAAAACTTTGGTATATTTGTTTGATTAGTTTGGTTCatgaaataagatatataaatttaatattaaaattattattattaaataaatattaacttaatttatttttaattttacaaaatgaGATAATTTGAGATAATTTATTTCGCAAACCAAacgaatttttattaaattttgcgAGGATCTTATAGTATATCAGAATCTGAAATCTTATTGGTAGATTAGATTTTCTCATATCTTTGACAAAAATGAACTGTCCTCTACTtaccaataaataaataaataaattaattaattaataaaaagaaattgacacacaaaaaaaaaagttgtaataagcactatatgttaataattttatgCACTTTTTGTTTggaaattcattaatttttaagtaattttctGTTTGGAAGTTCATTATTATATCCCAACCACGTGAATACAAAAATTggataattattatatattatattatattcacGTTAACTTGACTTTTATATTGGAGcttcaaaaagaatgtcaaatactaaaagtgaaactaaaatgaatttttttaatgtaaaattatataattgagtttaattttagtttattaagTGATCTTTCAATATAGTTGGTCAAAGTCAAAAGTTATATTAATTACACcttgttctttttttcaaacattttaattaGTATCTAATCCTATAACATGTCCATGTATATCATTAAGGGAAAGAGGACATATATATTATTCCCAAACTATCATAAATGATATGCAGatactttttattatgtttttagtaCATTCTttcgtaaaaaaaataaagtgtataTGTCCTTTACTCTAACGGAAGACTAAATAGGAACACGTGGCACAATCTTATCTATCGATTCGATCTCGGGTCGGtgaataagattatgacacgtgtatgtcCGTTAGTATAAAGGGATATACATTCTAGTTTTTGGACTACAGGGGCACCAATGTCCCTAAAATATAATGAAGGATGTATGTATACCATCTACGATAATTCAGgagatatatttatcatttttcttttatcattagTAATTAGTTTCAAACACACAACAAGTTATCAACTTCAATATCCAACTCCAAATTACAATCAGTTTCttaaagtaattaataaagCAATCGACAAGTAGCTTTCTGAATTAAGTTATAAATTACCATCAATTTCCTAAACTAATTTACAAGTAGCTTATACGTAGTTTTGCGAGCAGCTTACGACTAGCTATGCAAGCAACTATTACCTCCGTTATTCCTACTCCACAATCTCCATTGTCACACCAAACTAGCAATGTCAATACCTTAAGGGGCTTAGAATCATGTTCATCAATGTCGAAACTCAAACAGTTCCATGCGCAAATTGTTAAGCATGGCCTCTCCCATGACAATGACGCAATGGGTCGAGTTATTAAGTTCTGTGCAATATCTGAATTGGGCGATTTGAGTTATGCCCTCCAAGTGTTTGATAAATTGCCTGAACCAGACCCTTTTATCTACAATACTGTTATTAGGGGTTTATTGAAATCTCAAATGCTGAGAGATTCTTTGCTTTTTTACCTGTGTATGTTAGAAAGTTCAGTTCGGCCTAATAGTTTCACTTTTCCACCTCTTATTAGAGTTTGTTGTATTGACAATGCTGTGGAAGAAGGTAAACAGATTCATGGACATGTGGTGAAGTTTGGGTTCGGATTTGATCGATTTTCGCAGAACAATTTGATTCATATGTATGTGAGTTTTCGATGTTTGGAGGAAGCGAAGAGGGTGTTTGATAATATGTGTGAGAGAGATGATGTTTCATTGACTACATTGATTAGTGGTTATGCTCAATTGGGGTATGTtgatgaagcttttcaagtgttTGATTCGATTAGGGAGAAAAGTTGTGTTATTTGGAATGCTATGATATCAGCTTATGTGCAGAGTAACCGGTTTCATGAGGCGTTTGCTTTGTTCGAAAGGATGGGGTGTGAGGGTGTTGTGGTTGATAAGTTTCTTGCTGCGAGTATGTTGTCAGCTTGTACGCGACTTGGAGCGTTGAAGCAAGGTGAGTGGATAGTTGAACATGTCAAGAAGAGTGGGATTGAGTTAGACTCGAAATTGAGTGCTACGATTGTTGATATGTATTGCAAATGTGGCTGCTTAGATAAGGCTGTGGAGTTCTTTCAAGGTTTGTCAAGAAAAGGAATATCGTCGTGGAATTGTATGATTGGAGGGTTGGCGATGCACGGGGAAGGTGAGGCTGCCATTGAGGTTTTGAAGGAAATGGAGAGTGAGAGGGTAGCTCCAGACTATATAACGTTTGTGAATCTACTTAGTGCTTGTGCTCATTCCGGGTTGGTTGAAGAAGGAAAACACTATTTTCGTTACATGAAAGAAACGTATGGCATTGAACCTGGCATGGAGCATTACGGATGTCTGGTTGATTTGCTCGGACGAGCTGGATTACTGGTAGAAGCAAGAAGGGTCGTAAACGATATGCCTATGAGTCCTGATGTAGGTGTATTGGGTGCTTTTGTTGGTGCATGTAGGATTCACAAGAACGTAGAGCTCGGAGAGAAGATAGGGAAGCAAGTGATCGAGTTAGAACCCCAGAACAGTGGTCGATACGTGTTGTTAGCTAACTTGTATGCTAATGCAGGTAGATGGGAAGATGTTGCCAGTATAAGAAAGTTGATGAATGACAGGGGAGTGAAGAAGGTACCTGGCTTCTCCATCGTTGAATTAGAAGGCGTTGTTAACGAGTTCATTGCAGGAGGAAGAACTCATCCTCAAGCCGAAGAGATATATGTAAAAGCAAACGAAATGCTGGAGTGTATAAAATCTGCAGGCTATtctccagattctgatggaaTGCAATATGACATCGATGAGGAAGAAACAGAGAATCCATTGAACTATCATAGTGAGAAACTAGCTATTGCTTTCGGGTTATTAAAGAGCAAACCTGGGGATATTCTTCGAATCACAAAGAATTTACGCGTTTGCAAGGACTGTCATCAAGCAAGTAAGTTCATCTCAAAAGTTTATAATCTCGAAATCATCGTTAGAGATAGGAACAGGTTTCATCACTTTAAAGGTGGAGAGTGTTCTTGTAAAGACTACTGGTGAAGACAGAGATGACTGTTATAGAAAAGTCGGACTATATAGATATAATATAACAAATGTTGTTATACACTGGTGAATCAAAATGCAATAAAATGGGGATTACAAGAAAACAGCAGTATATATTATAAAGCTACTGTATGTTAAACATAGAACATCAATAATTTGGGATTTGACTTATGCCCAGATTCACTCTTGAACACTTCATACAAGTTGAGAGAAAGCTTTGACAATGTTCAATTCTAAAGATTTTCCTTACATCATAAACCCAGAAATCTATCTATATTCAATATTTACGTTACGTCCTATGGGTTTTCTTGTCGTTTTATTACCACGAGTTAGAAGTGGTAATTACTTTTTAAGCTGAGGTACCTCGGGAGGAACCCTCTTGGTTACCCAGAAAACGGACAACCACAATGGTGATGTTATCTGCACTGCCTCTTTGATATGCTTCCTGCATCAGCCTCTTAGCTGCATCTTCAGGATCTTGGATCGGCTTAACCATCGAGACAGCCTCCtgtaaatttatttgtaatgaTGGACTATAAACTACTTGATAGTTAAAGTAAGACTATGGTGATGGATTCGATATCTAACtaagaaaaaagggaagaatTATTAACCTCATTCGTTACAACGTCCCAGAGTCCATCACTTGCAAGGATGAGAAATTCAAGAGAGCCATCGACCTTTTCCTCCTGTATTTTGAACAACAAATTATGTCCGCGAATACACCAAAATCATTAAGGTATATTAGATGCGGAAAATATAAAGAGCAATAAAGATTCAATTAAAGTGTCTTCCAAAAAGAAACATGCTAGCAGCTGCTATGGAAAAGCTTAAGACATGTCCTAAAATTATTATGAGATGGAAAAATGAAATCAAGCAGGAAGAGTCTGTTGGGCATAAGGCTGAAAAAAATGGGAATGTGATACAATGAGGACTAACTACTAAACGGTTTCCGAAATGTGCCAACATATACATCGAGAAAATAGGTTGAAAAGTACAAATACATTCACACAGAACATTTGATATTCATTTCGAAACATGAATTCCTATGTTGAAACAATTAAACAAGTTGTTCGAGTCACCTGTATTTCTGGATCAGCGACAACGTACTGCTTTAAAAGTCTATCGCCAAAAGCACGAGAAACAGCAAGTACACCTCCAACTCTCCAGGTACCTGCAACACAATATGTTACGTTTAGACTTGCACGagatttagaaaaaaatcaataGACTAAAAACGGACTGTCAAATGTGATGGGCTTACCTGCCCACATCACAAAACCTCCAGCATCTTCGATGCGCTGTCGCTCATCTGTTTGGTCAGGCTTGTGGTCTCGAGAAACAGCAATAGCTGAGAATGAAATTAGCATCCCCAATCAGGTGACTGAGTTAAATTACAGGGTCATAATGAATTATTAATCAAAGATGTACCGTACTGTAAcagacattaaaaaaaaaaagggggcaGTCTGGTACACTAAGTTCATGCTATACACGGGGTTCAGAGAAGGGGTGAACCACATTGGGTCTTATGTTAGCAATCTTATATTGCAGAGGCTGGTTTTGGGGGGCTAGAACCCTTGACCTGCTTGTCACACTGCCAAATTATATGTTAACAACAACAAACTGTTCATGGgagttgaagaagaaagagaagtaACGAACTAGCACCAATTACCAATTTCTTTTAATCTTTGGCAGTGGCTTCTCGATCAACTATCTGACATATTCAAAACAATGGTGAACCAAGACATGAAGTGCAATGCAAAAGAACGTCTTCTTATTGGATTAAGAAATATGTATTATTGGAAGTGCTAGCATGACATCTTCCATATTCCCACAATATTTCAGGATATACCATCAATATGCAAATGCACTTTTATTTTACTCCATTCTCTCTAAAACAAAAAGTAAAGAATCCCCATCTTGTTCTCCTGACTTCAAAGAGCAGTGAAACGTTACATTTACAGTGCAGGTCCTCATAGTGTTAAGACCGAGTAATTAGAAAAGTAAAACTTAATAAGAATAACTTGCAACATA
Proteins encoded in this window:
- the LOC101254368 gene encoding zinc finger protein CONSTANS-LIKE 4 — its product is MGTENWSLTAKLCDSCKTSPATVFCRADSAFLCLGCDCKIHAANKLASRHARVWVCEVCEQAPASVTCKADAAALCVTCDRDIHSANPLARRHERFPVVPFYDFAVAKSHGGGDTDADAVDDEKYFDSTNENPSQPEEEAEAASWILPTPKEGTDQYKSADYLFNDMDSYLDIDLMSCEQKPHILHHQQHQHNHYSSDGVVPVQNNNETTHLPGPVVDGFPTYELDFTGSKPYMYNFTSQSISQSVSSSSLDVGVVPDHSTMTDVSNTFVMNSSSGAIAGAGADVVPNAVSGLDREARVMRYREKRKNRKFEKTIRYASRKAYAETRPRIKGRFAKRTETEIDSLITVDASYGVVPSF
- the LOC101243689 gene encoding pentatricopeptide repeat-containing protein At5g66520-like, coding for MQATITSVIPTPQSPLSHQTSNVNTLRGLESCSSMSKLKQFHAQIVKHGLSHDNDAMGRVIKFCAISELGDLSYALQVFDKLPEPDPFIYNTVIRGLLKSQMLRDSLLFYLCMLESSVRPNSFTFPPLIRVCCIDNAVEEGKQIHGHVVKFGFGFDRFSQNNLIHMYVSFRCLEEAKRVFDNMCERDDVSLTTLISGYAQLGYVDEAFQVFDSIREKSCVIWNAMISAYVQSNRFHEAFALFERMGCEGVVVDKFLAASMLSACTRLGALKQGEWIVEHVKKSGIELDSKLSATIVDMYCKCGCLDKAVEFFQGLSRKGISSWNCMIGGLAMHGEGEAAIEVLKEMESERVAPDYITFVNLLSACAHSGLVEEGKHYFRYMKETYGIEPGMEHYGCLVDLLGRAGLLVEARRVVNDMPMSPDVGVLGAFVGACRIHKNVELGEKIGKQVIELEPQNSGRYVLLANLYANAGRWEDVASIRKLMNDRGVKKVPGFSIVELEGVVNEFIAGGRTHPQAEEIYVKANEMLECIKSAGYSPDSDGMQYDIDEEETENPLNYHSEKLAIAFGLLKSKPGDILRITKNLRVCKDCHQASKFISKVYNLEIIVRDRNRFHHFKGGECSCKDYW
- the LOC101253764 gene encoding probable protein phosphatase 2C 59 isoform X2 → MEDFYETRIDGVDGEVVGLFGVFDGHGGARAAEYVKHNLFSNLIRHPKFISDTKSAIADAYNHTDSEFLKSENNQHKDAGSTASTAILVGDRLLVANVGDSRAVICRGGTAIAVSRDHKPDQTDERQRIEDAGGFVMWAGTWRVGGVLAVSRAFGDRLLKQYVVADPEIQEEKVDGSLEFLILASDGLWDVVTNEEAVSMVKPIQDPEDAAKRLMQEAYQRGSADNITIVVVRFLGNQEGSSRGTSA